TGTTCGGTAATGGACTTGGCAAGGGGAAGCCCTATCCCGCTGCCGGAACTGTGGCTGCCCTTCCCGCGATAGAAGCGCTTAAAGATGAAAGGCAGGTCATCTCTGTGAATACCCTTTCCCGAATCGTGGAACTTGACAGAAATCATAATGGGGGTTTCTTCGATTGTAATTGTAATCTTTCCGTTTTGAGGAGTATACTCCATACAGTTTTTAATTACATTGCCGAATGCTTCTTTAAGCCATCCGGCGTCGCAGTTTAATGAAATTTTGTCATCGCCGGACAGGATTACTTCAATGTTTTTATTGTTGAGGCTGAGTTCGAAATCGTTGATTGAATCCTTTATAATCGACATTAAATTGTGTTCTTTAATATTTAAATCAAGGAACCCTGTTTCAACCATTGCCATTTTCAAAAGACCCAATATAAGCCATTCCATGCGCTCAAGCTGTTCCTGACTCTTTTTT
This DNA window, taken from [Clostridium] cellulosi, encodes the following:
- a CDS encoding integral membrane sensor signal transduction histidine kinase (High confidence in function and specificity), whose translation is MNRVYTKIEEARRQAIKISRGDFNTRLDDTEEGAFARLFHAFNEMSAGVSAKYEKLSEDRLFLKNLISDISHQLKTPLSALKMYNEILLQEPLSDAALEFTKKSQEQLERMEWLILGLLKMAMVETGFLDLNIKEHNLMSIIKDSINDFELSLNNKNIEVILSGDDKISLNCDAGWLKEAFGNVIKNCMEYTPQNGKITITIEETPIMISVKFHDSGKGIHRDDLPFIFKRFYRGKGSHSSGSGIGLPLAKSITEQMGGTLTAGGAYGSGAEFTFSFPKTVI